caCACACCACCCTCACTCATCTCTCCAGAGATCCGTTGACatgaattatgaaaaaaaagaacagccaagggctgagagagagagagagagagagagagagagagacaggagctGAAACAAATGTTCCAACCTGGATTGACTATTGGGCGAATGATGGCAGCGACCTTGGAGGGGGTCGCCAGGCTCAAGTGGGATTACTTCTTCCCTCTGGGAAAGACAAATAGCATAGCTGGAGACGTGCTCAACTAGAAACCTTGGCACGCAATAAGTACAATTTTCAGATGGTTAAAACATGTATGCTATATGAtattagaaataaaaaagagaacCTTACCTCTAATGTGTAAAACCACCACTAAACAGGATTTCTTTTTGCTAGAATGATTATGAACAACCTGTTATTGCTCTATCATGTGATGAATATTTCTAAGCAGTTAGGCTTAATGAGGGAAGACGCGACTCCTGCATTGCAATTCTGGCCACAGTGATTACCTGATGCAACACTTAACATAAATGGGCATGGTGAGTTAGGTGACTCTTAGTTATAGTTAGGATTAGAAATTCTCtaaaaaagtgagaaaaataACATCGATTTAGCAAATTCGCTCTTTATTCACTCTGCAACTGTCAACTGCAGTGACATTAAAGGAACTGACTGGTCAAGACCAGTCTGTCTGTAGACGATAATAATGAAGGAATTAAGTTTTATTCATGCTGCAGGAAAAAATGAGAGATTAACAAAACAGGAGGCTGTCTCGAAATCAGAGTATAAACTagaatattgtgcaaaagtcttgagccacccttcaATTCTTTTCCAAGGAGACaaacttttaaagctttttgaaaGTGGTCTGGCGCAATTTTTTGTTTGGTAAGACACTTAAAACTAACCAGTGAATCATCCGAGCATAAAAAAGGTATTGAACTCAAAAGGTGAATTTGTGCTGTCGACATTTAACAGATGACATGACCTGACAcgggacctgagagatgcatctggcccttcatcCATCTACGTTAAGCATCATCAGAAATTATCttagtggaagggtggctgtcaacaAGCTATTCATGAGGAGAGGAacggggagaaaaggctgaggtatgtcAAATTTCTCAAGAACTGAAAAAACAGTGGCAACTGGTCTTATGGAGCAATGCATccagattttaaatatttggttcaaatcatcatcagtCTGTACGTGTATGATGAAATTATAAATtggattttgatccaccatgcggTACCCAGTGGAAAggatttggcttcatttttgcacaaacacactgtgaatGGAGTAAAGGCATACCTGAATAGAAAAACTCATACCTGAACACTATCAGTCagggactggcctccccagtaCTCatacctcaacattattgaagcaccGTGGGAACCTTtttgacagagaacaaaaagaaaaaaaaagaagccgaCATGTatagaagagctttgaatgtccttcaaaaagcctggagaattaTTCCTGAAGATTAAAGGTGGTTATACCAAATACTTTCAGGCTTGTTCGAAGTTCACAGACTtctgtttttgcctcatatactgtgtttgtgtgtatgtttgcagCAGGGTCAAGCTGTTTCTGTAGAATAGCTTTCCatatgtataaacacataaagagTGTAATTGGGAATTACATGTTGCagtatttctttaaatattttttatacttTGACTGATATATGAATCAAATACATAATATAAAATCTTTATATTCTTCAGATAGAACCAGGCAGAAACTTTTCCAGGACCGAGGAGCCATCTCCTGGCCGTAGCTTTAAGACAAGAAACTCATTTCTGTTTGAAACGCACAAGTGTATATTTAAATTTTTGGTAAAACAAATCATGATGTTCTTAATCTCTTTCCATCCCCCCCTGCAGCTCAATATTAAAACACTAAAGAGCAAACATTCAGGGCTTGCCCTCCTTGTCTCTTCACCCCTCCCTTCTTTTCATGCAGGCAACTAAAACTGTGTAAGACTTAAGTGGTTCAGCTACCCTCTCTTTCATTTGCCACTTTAAATGCTGGCTTCAAAATCAACAATTATATTAAGTGATTTGTCACCTTATACAGCGAGCGAGCAGACTCTAAAAACATCTGTACTGATGTACTGTACTGTCATGGCTGTTGTAGACACGTTGCGGCTGTTTTTCTGTCATCTCTGGGCTTTCCATGTTCTGGATGCAGGAATTGTATGTCTCCCATCCCTGGCTGGCTTCTCTCCTATCTGCAGTGCCACTAAGAGGTGACAGCTGAGCAATGGCCTTTCGCGGGCGAAGCAATAATTGAAAAGTGTGATGGCTGGCTGCTGGTGTAGCGACCATCTGCGAGTCTGAGTGGTTTTAGTGCGTGTTGCACTCGTGGGTGGGGAGGTCGAGGGTTATGCGAGAGCCAGACAGCCTCCCCGAGGGAGCTGTTAACACCTCATAGAAGCCAAAAGGCTCGGAGAATGCCCTTTGCAGAGCCAAGGCTCCTAATGAGAAAGAAGGGGATTATCCCACTGTGATAATCATATAAGCACGTGCTGCTATGAATCCTGACAACAGTACTAATGAGGCAAAAGCCAGCAGAAATATGGTTAAAGCATCACTATTTCCAgtttgcaaacaaagtttttcaTGGGCTAAATTATCACTGTTGAACTGGGGGAATCTGACTGGGATACTTGCAGATGGAAAATTTATTACTCAGGAAAACAATTAATGCTGAAATGATTACACAGCTGATGCACAGAAAATTAATTCCATCCATGTACGtttgataattatttattttttccataaatcacaaacagtttgtttgtCGTTTTTAAATACTTCAACTATTTCTTattaattctgacttttttggtCCACTCTGAGCTGCAACTTAATACTTAATACTGATAAACAAAAAGACCGACCTGTGATTCTGTTCTGAAACGAGATGGCCTTTTATTGGTTGATGTTAAATATCACTGCATTCATATGCAGCTGTAAAACCGCCGTGAAGGATGATGCGttaacaaacacaacacatgaAAATCAGTATGTGTCTCATGCACACGCTCCCGGGTTAATGCCTGTATGAAGTGCTTTGATGATTGCATTAAAGATGACAAATACCTATATGCCAGCACTGAGAGGAAGAGCTGAGTGATACATTAGCCAATACATTTCTAATATGAACGCTCCTGAATGCATTTCAGTCAGCCATTGCAGACAGATTACTAGATATTGCATTCCTgtctaataataaaatgaagaaataattACGCAGCTTGCGGGTAATGGGGAGGTGGAGCAGTGATGGATTTGATTAAAGTTGTCAAAGAAAACAGACGCTAATGACTGTGTTGATTAGTTACATTGCTctaatgctgctgctggtgccaTTAATCTGCAGTATAAACAAAAGTATCATGCTGGTCCCTGCTGTGCTtgcagtttgtttgcttgtgtgtgtgtgtgtgtctgccatcATGGAGacactttctatttttttgtacTATCCAGTCAAACACAAAGTTTTTTTGTGTGCCTGTTATTTGGGGATAGTGCATATTTTAATTTGACAAATatagctaaaaaaatattattttgaaaacaaaattcatttttaatttcactccaTACCTGCCATTTATTTCCCAGCACTTTTTCCTCCTCAAAACTAAAAAGGCCCGCCCACTGCAGGACCTTATTCAATTAACACATTGCCTTAATTGATTGATATCTGTACCACAGATAATCCCCTATGCCCCCCTGAGATCCCAAAATGAAAAAGAGCACACTGCCTCtggcatgcatacacacacacacacactaagcaGCCAGCCCTCCGTTGCTGCTCCATTAGGTCTGAATTGTAGTTGTGATGTGTGGGACCCAGGGGAGGTGTTATTGTCAGCCCTGATTTACTCAGCACCATCTGACATGGGGCTGGGGggcctgtgtgcatgtgtgtgtgtgtgtgtgtgtgtgtgtgtgtgtgtgtgtgtgtgtgtgtgtgtgtgtgtgtgtgtgtgaggccgTATATGAGAGACAACAGGCGTTCGGCCAGGCTTAGAGTCCTTTACAGAAAGGACTGTTAAAAGCAACAGTTTAACAGTAACCACAAAGTGATGGGCAGCCTTAAACCTCATCAGGATTTCATATTCTACAccttgtaatttatattttacgAGTGTTACGCTGCCAACACTGGTGGCTTCAAGAAAGAACGTATTatatttatgaatttatttcttCCTCCAATTAACAATCcttggtgaaaaaaaatgccccactttgtttattatatttatttgatttgagataaaataaataaaaatgtccaagaTTGGGAGAAACATGGCTCATCCAATCGCAAATGGTTTTCATATTATATGATACTATATccaacatttttgtttgtttgttttttcctgtttcccaCTGcagttaatataaaaaaaaaagttcactcACTGATGATTTCTTATACTAGCCAAGTGTGATgttctcattttaaaaaacaatttccaTTATAAGAATGTTGTGAacaatttaataaactaaatggtgaatgaaaagaaaaagaaaaaaagaggctaGTTTGTTGATATTTACTCCGGTAAGCGGAGGTGTGGTTGCAGTGCTTTAGAGCAACACACAAATAATTTTTTGATCTGttgttaaataatttttttccttgtttatgACTGTGAGCTGGCAGTCATAAAAAAGTATCTAAATTTCATTTGTAAGTGTAATTATAACTCAttgtaactgaaaaaaaaaaaagttctgtaaAGCACTGAAAAAACCATGATATGAAAATAACAATTATAATGTGCATTACGTTACAATGTATGTTACAGAATTAACTTAAGTCTTGGttttataaattttattttacagacatGATAAAAATATACGTTATTAGAGGATTTGTTTGCTGTAATATCAGAAATTAGAAGAAAAGACTGAAGTATCATTGACAGTCTCATAAACTGAAGTTGGCTAACATAGCATAGTATAAAGGCTGTAAGCAGGGGAAACTGGTTAAAAGGAAATCCACATCAAACAATaatttgatgtttttacatttttttgtatgatGATGGAAAAaccctaaaacaaaaaaacatacataacaCTGCAATAATAAGCTTTAGATGCAGTGAATAGcagatgtttttaaagcaaCTGCACTGTTTCCTTTGGTTTTCATTCTTTATGCTGGACTAGTTGTGTCCTGTTTAGCTTCATATGCaacagcagacagaaatgagaggGGCATTTAACTTCTCATTGGATGCTCATCTtaaaaatttaaacatttaagaagaaccttttaaaaatgctgattatttatattgtatgcagactttgaaataaaataatttgttattTATGATGAAATTTTAACTGTTATAAAAGTGGGTTAAGATGCTTTTATTCCCCTCCctattttgttcttcttttttttttttgcacacatgTTACTGCTTTTTATAGAAATCCTGTGCATGAGTCAAGAATCATGCAATCTTCAACTGCTTTTAATTGTGTACAATACAACAACAATCCTACTGATTCACACAATTAAGTAAAGTTTGGTTTTCCTAATTAATTTTGTTAATTAATTCTTGTTCTTTCTGTCTCAGTCGTATTCTTCCTTAAATTGCGTGCAACCTTGTACAAATACAAATGTACACTCCATATATCACGTTACACTTTTCCCCACCTACTTCTATTTCCTCTGAATTTTCCCACCATTTACTTACGCGTTACGCTCTTCATTCAACTTAAGTTGTTGAATATGCTTTCCGTAGCAAGTCTGTACAACCCATTTGACAAATTGTATAAACGACCCTAATCTAATTTTTCACTCAGAAAATAGTGGATTTCCAACTCAATCTGAAAGAGTGGGGTGACATAATCCCAGTTATTTGCTTAGAGGAGTTCACCCTATGGTCACCAAAATCTCACACCTGCAGAGTgacaggctacgtccacactaatgcgttttcgCATTAGTAATGAGAAGTGAAGGTAAAAGAAAGGgtgaaaatgttcaaatgtgaTGGGGTCGAGAAATCCAAAGAACTTCTTAGAGTGTAAATGCATGAAGCTATAGCACAGGTGCCACGTTACTGCGCCTTTCCTTTAAGCAAAGGAAAGCAACAAATAAGCCTTTCTAACCCAAATGCAAACAACCCAGTAAACTGACCGAGCCTTTGACTGTTCACTCTCACCCCCTTACTCTCTTTTCACCAAACACTCTCTGGGTCAGGTTACACACCTGGGATGCAACAATGATACCTGCCTCTCAGCTGGAAGGATTCAGCTCTGGTGTTCCTTCCCTTGTTGTTGGAACCCGAGGAGCAGATCAGGCAGCCATTAGCGGCAGAGGAAGTTGGAGGTTACacttcaaaacaaaagaagGGTATGAGGACAGCTGGCTGTTGTCCTCGTGCATGTCAAATTTTACAAATCTGCATACAAAAACGCACAACCATGCACAAGACTCGGATTCAGTCTCTCTGAATGCAGCAGTATTTCCTTTAAACGCATTATCCAAAAATGGACAGAttgcaaatattttacattCTGCTTGGTAATTTAACCTTTTTCACTGGATCCTTTAGTGTAgcgaaaaacaatattttaagcGAAACTACATGATGTagcataaaatggaaaaaaaagaaaaaaaagttttcaaaggTGTCCATAAGTATATTGCTTCCATCGCGGTTTATTGGTTTACATATTTAGGATGCTTGAAGTGAAATTGAAACAGGTAAAGCAAAATGGCTTTACCCACTAATGGCTTATGGATGGTGAGCACAAATATCAATACAAAAAGAATgcacccattaaaaaaaaactacagaaaGCATAAAGATTTAAAACTTGTATGATGCAAAGGTGTTTCCATGCGTATGTATCACAAGCCCTTATAGAAGGAAACACGTCAACAAAGAACCGCACACATATACACTCGCGTGCACGCACACATTTACTGTTTAATCTATTTAATTGAATCTGACTTTGAATAACTAAACAAATGAGGAAATTCACAAGGGGCACTTGATCCCTTCTTGGATAATGGATTGGAGATTCCTTTCCCATAGGGACATTTGGGCAAACAAGACCCAGTAATCTCTGAATTGATGGGTTGACTGCATCAAATTTCTTCACTAAAGAGCTGTTGAACCCCTGATACAGTGTTGGTAGTTAGCCAGATACTCAATTTGCAGACACAGGCAGAACTGCAGGCTTGCTCTGGTTTCACAGTCAGTGTGGCGATATGTACTATAGAGATGTAAGATAAAAAATGCTGCAGGTAAGACGAATAAAGGGTGACTGCCTTGTTCGTTGGTTCTTGTTTCCCTGTTTTAACAATAATTTTTCAAGTGCTAAAAATAACCtaaaatgtaacaataaaaTTTCATCTTCAGTTTTCTGAATAACCGCTTCGAATACTTTACTCAATTACTTTTATGAGCGCTCATTACATAAGGTATGATGCACTGTTTTGTACAGCAACCAAAAAGGACTGAATCCCATTTTGATTTAGgtgacaaatttattaaagtcCTGCCATTTAATTaggaatcatcatcatcatcatcatcatcattaccagACAGAATAAATAAGacataaaacaggttttttccCACATAAACAAACATATACATCAGACCCCGGGTACTACAGTTCTTCCTTGGGGTGGTTTCTGGTAGAATGAAACAAACAAGTTACATCTGAGAACACACAAATGCATAGAAGTAATTGGATCCCTAGGTACCATTTAAGACAACATCTACAATTTTTGCCTATATCCCTGTTCAAGAATGTACAAAGTCCTCATATGCGGGTTCTTATTCATGTCCAAGAAGGGgtttgtataaaaataaagTCTCCACAATGATAAACCATTATATATATAGACATTTGGCAACAACCAGACATTTAAAGACTTTGAATGTTGAACTGAGTTCTGCACCTACTACACTTTAGTTAACAAAGAGCAGTGGGCGGAGAGGGAGAGTTggtaaagcaaacaaaaggttgATGTCTAAActttctgagtgtgtgtgtggtctctaTATTGTTCTTAAAGAGCTTATAGTGGTGTCTGAAAATGGAGAATTTTTGAAAAACTCCTTACTTTGCATACAGTATTACTACTGAAGGATAATTGTTAGGCCAAGTCCTTAAAATGAGGAGCATTGTCTTCCTTACTTTCATTCAGATAACACACTCCGAATGAACCTGTCAGTCAGCTATTGATGTGATCCAGGGACAGCAATCTGCTTCCTTTCCTTACCCAATCACAGCCCTGTGAGAATATTTTCCAACTCTTAAAATCCAACAGAAGAcacaaaaaatgcagaaaaaaagctcaaactTGTTATTGTTGACCAATCAAAACTGCCCATGGTCCACTTCATCTAACCAGGAGGCAGGACTGGCTGGAAAATCTGGGTATCCGCCGCTGCTGCCGGTAGAGAGGTCTGAGCTGGGGCCGTTAGCTGCCCCCATGGAAACCCTCACAGCAGGGTTGATCCCAGGACCGCTGCCTTGGGCCATGATAGATAGGGCAGAATCAGGGTAGACCAGGTTGGAGATGAGAGGCTGGTGTCTTGGTAGTGCCTGAAGTGACCCCGGTGACTGAGGAAGGCTGTAGGGGCTGTTGGAGCGCATGTCGTGGAACTGGTCTTGAGAAGGGAGGACGCCGTGCTCAAGGGGGAAAGAGTTGCCCGCTTGGCGGCCTCCCATAGCTGGAGAGGACTCGCTCAGGCTGCTGTAAATGCCGTTAGTGTGGCCAAGCTCTGACATTGGTGGTTCATCTGTCAAACAAGGATAAAGATAAAGGAATAATTAAGATAATTAAGATTACAAGAGTAATAAAAAATAGCAGAAATGTTTGCAAAAAATGAACTTCAATAGAGCTGATGCAGTGTGTTCAAGTCAAGTAAAGCTGCACAAATGAGACTTCGCAAACCCATTTTCCTGATTCAAGTAACTTCCTCACATTGTTAGCTTGGTGAACTAATTATTAACCCTTCCttgaatataataatatacTAAACCCAGAGAAAAATATGAAACGAGAGAATATGCTGTATGTCACACCTCAGCAAAAACCACAAGTGGCTTAGGGAGGTTATCAGAGCAGCTTGGGCTGCCAGCTTCCAGTTAGCTAATGTGTTTGTTCTCCAGTTACAACAATTCATCAGAAACATCCAGTCAACAAAGTACTTTCTGCAAGACGAAATTTTactgcagcactttgtgatgtGCCTGGAATATCAGACACTATATTCTTATTTGAATATCGTCACAGCTTCATGTATCGAAACGTGAAAGGAAAGCAGATTTTTGCTCTAAGTAAGCAAGTAAGACACATAGTCACAAAGCagagcaaaataataataaaaaaaatgatgataaaaatactattttattttatcatctggtttttttgtaaatagcATTTGCAAAAGAAAGCCaagttaaacagaaatgtgttCAACTTCTTTTTAAAGGAGTCAGCTAAATGTAGCTGGAGTGGTAGATCTGGTGCCATTGTGTAAAAAGCTCTTCAATCTCATATGAGGAAAAATTCATTTGAGCCGGTCATCACTTTCCACTGCCTATCAATATTCCACAGTTCAACAATAATGATGGGTCTATTCAGTTTCCCTGCTTTATTATAAATATTACTCTTTACATACTTGCTCATGTGAAAACATATCATAGTAGGAAGGCAACAAGTGCATGTAATGAATTTAATTGTGAGCATGCTGGCTCACCTTTATGGCAGTTACACTTAAAGTGAAGGAGCCATCTTTATGTTAGTAGTAGAAGTTGTGCTTTTCTTAgggcacatttaaaagaagctGTCTCTTCTCTCAGTTATTGCATTGTTGACGCTACCTGTGAAGGACACCTCTGCATCACTGTCCATGCCCTCCTCCTGGATGCTGTCCTTGTCAGATTTGGAGCTACCCCGTGACCTCTTCATATTGCGAAAGTACTGCCCCCATCTTTGGCGCCCGGCATCTTTCTtcagccttttttctttagctCGCCTGTTCTGAAACCACACCTGCAgggttaaaaaagaagaagaagaaattgttTTTAGTCAAAGTTGCGATACTTCATGATAAATCATTAGATACAAATACAGTGTCTGACTGATTAAACTAATTAAATCATtttcagcttgttttgtttctatcatttatttaattttctcagTGTAAAAGACTTTGAACAAGtagccactttttttttcatcgttATGACTTCTAAAGAAGTCAAAGTCTCCTACATCTGATGTCCTCAGCTCCTTACGTGATGCACATACTATGCTTTAAAGCATTAAAGCAAAATTAATGTTCAGAGACTGTCCGGACACCACTTCACACCCACTTCAGCTCAGGTGAGAGACTTGAGCAGTGACACTGAACAGTAATCCTTTTTGGTGTTACTGCTAGTGTCCCCAGCATCAGATTTATCATGCATTTAATTAACTTCATGACAGCTACAAGTCGTCCTCAACTTAGAGCAGACAGGTTATCTCGCCGGTGACTTCTAATATTTGAAATTTTGTGGCTTTGCTTTTGATCCGCTCAAACTCTGGCTTACAGACAGCAGTATATGTGCAGCCGGTAGTCTTAATTTGTCTGTAATCTCACTGCCTTCTGGTGTCTGTGAAGTCTGATACTAAAtgcaaaaacttcttttttctcattcattttatcttgcacacaaaatgtattcatttcaGTCACGAGCACAGAAAGCAGTTTTACATTCTTGTTAATGATATTCCACCCTGAGTGAACCCTCTTCACCCCTTCGCTTTCACTGAATAATGAGGAGCATTTTAGTGGCTTCTGTCTCTACTTTTGTCcttgcaaataaaacaatatatatgaCCACCACCCAGCAACCAGGAGGGGGCTCTTCAGCAGCAGACAATATGCGAGGGGCCCTCTTAGCATTGTTAACGAGCTTGCACTTAAACAGTGCTGACGTTCAGTCGGACTTCATTTTACTCCATCTAGCCATAAATCCGCCCCCCACGCCACCCAGCAGGCACCCACACATATATGCACTTGTTCGTACAGTACACTTGTGCCAGGTCAGCTACAATTGTCCCTTGATAATGAAGTCAGGACACTAATGGAATAGCCTTTAATGGATAATAATGTACTCTACCTGCACAACCCGCATATCCAGACCCGTCTCTGATGACAGCTGCTCCCGCACATGGCGGGCTGGTTTTGGAGAGTTATTGTAAGCGTTCTTCAGTGTCTCTAACTGTTTCGCAGTGATGGTCGTTCGTGGCCTTTTTGCTGTAGAATCGGCCTCTGAAAGACAGATGGACAACATACAGTGTCAGCACTGGGCAGGCGTTTTTTTGAGATTCTATGTGGATCTGAAAAAGTAACAATATTTGTTACTAATAtttgtaaatgtgcaaaaatatttaaagacaaattcaatatttttaactgtacAACAGCTGTCAATCAATTTGCTATAAAGAAATAAGCTCCAGTCTAGTCCATCCAGCTAATTCTGTACAGACATCCTCAGTTGCCAACATTACAAACTCTGATAAATATACGTACTTATTACAGCAACCAACAGCACATAACCTGCATAACATCCTGTCTCCTAATTTTACATAAATAGATAAATTCCCTTCAGCTCATAAACCCTAAATCTGGATCCCTGTGCATAACTGCATCATGTCTGCACATCTGTTTGCCAGCACAGCAAAATACAAAGCCATCATCCAAATGGATGCTGCCCAAGTAATTGCACCCTGTCATTAGTAAAATAaacgtgtgtgtttttggtgaAAACTTGTGTTCACTCACTGCATAAATCAGCACAgtaaattcaaacaaacagatggggagaTAAAAATCGGCCATGCCCACTCTGCCCTATCACGAATGAGCCTGCTGGGACTCTCAGTAATATGAGGTAAAGCAGAGCACTGATACAAAACAGAGTATCTGGTGAACGTGTTTTAGGCTGTTGGCCTGCGCCACCTCATATCATTTCAATGACTACAAGTCAGCTGTTCATTTCAAACCAGTATAAACACTGCATCTAACACTAAAGCTCAAATTAATCAGTGCCCCACTATATGCCACGgttaaagcaatgtttttttaacagctaTAATTGCAAACTTTTACTCTGAAACAGCTTTAGTGGTCTTGAAgcatgtttaattttaattatggacttttttaaaatcaaaaactaTCATGTAAgggaattattttatatttatacacaTGAATAAACGTTAGAAACTATTCCTACAAAAAATAATAAGTGGAATGTCAATTTGCAGCATTTGCAATGTAAAATTCATCCATGCAGACATGTATATATTGCAATGACTGTAGTGGAGAACAATTCCTGACGCCACTGTATATCATTTCCGTGCTGTAAATAATCCTGAAGCCCGCACAAACTCATACACGTGTATTCTTCTCTCACGGTCAGACATACATGCATCTCTCTCTTATTGAGTCTCTCCGCCCACTATAATAAGAGTTATTGAAAGCTGATCCTTTCAAGTGCAGAGTGCAGATGTAATCCTCCTGACCTGCGCTTTATGCAGTTTAGTATCGATCGGTTTGGAGGCAATGATGCAATTAGCGCAGGTGGGTCAAAGTTTAAGGATGACGTCTGTCATGGCAGGTTGCTTaaaacaagcagacacacaAAGTACAACATGCCGGAGCCTGGAGTCTGACCAACTGATTTGCCGACCGTTTCCCGATCTGTTACATATCTGCAGCTCACCTCTCTGCTTGGCGGTCTCGTAGTCGGCCTTGCAGACCAGCCTGCTGTCCTCCATCAAATAGTACTCGTCACCTGTCGCAAGTTGCCGCTTGCATACAATGCAGGCAAAGCAGTGCAGGTGGTAGACGAAGTCCTGCGCCCTCCTCACCACCTGTGTGGGCGGAATCCCCTGCTGACATGCTGCGCATTTGGTCCCGAATCTCCTTTTGGAAACAGAAGGTTGCCATCAGTATACATCTCATCCAGCAAGCCATAAATGGAAATTGaaaagaaataattaataatcaaTGTCTTATTTAGCACTGGTTTATTTTCTGAAAGCTGCTCACTTGAAGAAATCGTCTTTGCAGTAGACACTGTCACCCCTGG
This Astatotilapia calliptera chromosome 7, fAstCal1.2, whole genome shotgun sequence DNA region includes the following protein-coding sequences:
- the lhx3 gene encoding LIM/homeobox protein Lhx3 isoform X3 translates to MLLEHPGSSCQNTGNFSRYNSGQEIPMCAGCNQHIVDRFILKVLDRHWHSKCLKCSDCQAQLADKCFTRGDSVYCKDDFFKRFGTKCAACQQGIPPTQVVRRAQDFVYHLHCFACIVCKRQLATGDEYYLMEDSRLVCKADYETAKQREADSTAKRPRTTITAKQLETLKNAYNNSPKPARHVREQLSSETGLDMRVVQVWFQNRRAKEKRLKKDAGRQRWGQYFRNMKRSRGSSKSDKDSIQEEGMDSDAEVSFTDEPPMSELGHTNGIYSSLSESSPAMGGRQAGNSFPLEHGVLPSQDQFHDMRSNSPYSLPQSPGSLQALPRHQPLISNLVYPDSALSIMAQGSGPGINPAVRVSMGAANGPSSDLSTGSSGGYPDFPASPASWLDEVDHGQF
- the lhx3 gene encoding LIM/homeobox protein Lhx3 isoform X1; the protein is MDGHAELNSPKEAPNNAEMLFALLAHSEELQKEIPMCAGCNQHIVDRFILKVLDRHWHSKCLKCSDCQAQLADKCFTRGDSVYCKDDFFKRFGTKCAACQQGIPPTQVVRRAQDFVYHLHCFACIVCKRQLATGDEYYLMEDSRLVCKADYETAKQREADSTAKRPRTTITAKQLETLKNAYNNSPKPARHVREQLSSETGLDMRVVQVWFQNRRAKEKRLKKDAGRQRWGQYFRNMKRSRGSSKSDKDSIQEEGMDSDAEVSFTDEPPMSELGHTNGIYSSLSESSPAMGGRQAGNSFPLEHGVLPSQDQFHDMRSNSPYSLPQSPGSLQALPRHQPLISNLVYPDSALSIMAQGSGPGINPAVRVSMGAANGPSSDLSTGSSGGYPDFPASPASWLDEVDHGQF
- the lhx3 gene encoding LIM/homeobox protein Lhx3 isoform X2 translates to MDGHAELNSPKEAPNNAEMLFALLAHSEELQKEIPMCAGCNQHIVDRFILKVLDRHWHSKCLKCSDCQAQLADKCFTRGDSVYCKDDFFKFGTKCAACQQGIPPTQVVRRAQDFVYHLHCFACIVCKRQLATGDEYYLMEDSRLVCKADYETAKQREADSTAKRPRTTITAKQLETLKNAYNNSPKPARHVREQLSSETGLDMRVVQVWFQNRRAKEKRLKKDAGRQRWGQYFRNMKRSRGSSKSDKDSIQEEGMDSDAEVSFTDEPPMSELGHTNGIYSSLSESSPAMGGRQAGNSFPLEHGVLPSQDQFHDMRSNSPYSLPQSPGSLQALPRHQPLISNLVYPDSALSIMAQGSGPGINPAVRVSMGAANGPSSDLSTGSSGGYPDFPASPASWLDEVDHGQF